Proteins found in one Pseudomonas marvdashtae genomic segment:
- the thiS gene encoding sulfur carrier protein ThiS: MRIQLNGESLELPDGETVAALLTRLELTGRRVAVELNLDIVPRSQHAETTLNDGDLVEVVHAIGGG, from the coding sequence ATGCGCATTCAGTTGAACGGCGAATCCCTTGAACTGCCCGACGGTGAAACCGTTGCGGCCCTGCTGACCCGTCTGGAACTCACCGGACGCCGCGTCGCGGTGGAGCTCAATCTGGATATCGTCCCGCGCAGCCAGCACGCCGAAACCACGTTGAACGACGGTGATTTGGTCGAAGTGGTCCACGCCATTGGCGGCGGCTAG
- a CDS encoding DUF423 domain-containing protein translates to MLRSFLMLAAFFGFTGVALGAFAAHGLKNLSADYLAIFHTGVTYQLVHTLALLCVALLATHIPGRIVMWAGISFVIGIILFSGSLYLLTMTGIGKLGIITPFGGLAFLIGWLCLGLAAWRLA, encoded by the coding sequence ATGTTGCGTAGCTTTCTGATGCTGGCGGCGTTTTTCGGCTTCACGGGCGTGGCGCTGGGGGCATTCGCCGCCCATGGCCTGAAAAACCTGAGTGCCGATTACCTGGCGATATTCCACACTGGCGTGACCTATCAACTGGTCCACACCCTGGCATTGCTGTGTGTTGCGTTGCTGGCCACGCACATTCCCGGGCGCATCGTGATGTGGGCCGGCATTTCCTTTGTGATCGGCATCATTCTGTTTTCCGGCAGCCTTTACTTACTGACCATGACCGGTATCGGCAAACTCGGCATCATCACCCCGTTCGGTGGCCTGGCGTTTCTGATTGGCTGGCTCTGCCTGGGGCTCGCGGCCTGGCGTCTGGCCTGA
- a CDS encoding M16 family metallopeptidase, whose protein sequence is MNALARCAAGLLLCTVCLPFPVLAADPQPTHEFTLDNGLKVVVREDHRAPVVVSQVWYKVGSSYETPGQTGLSHALEHMMFKGSDKIGPGEASLILRDLGAEENAFTSDDFTAYYQVLARDRLAVAFELEADRMASLRLPPEEFSREIEVIKEERRMRTDDKPMSKAYERFKAMAYPASGYHTPTIGWMADLERMKVEELRHWYESWYVPNNATLVVVGDVTPEEVKTLAQRYFGPIARRAVPPAKIPLELAEPGERKITLHVQTQLPSVMLAFNVPSIATATDKASVNALRLISALLDGGYSGRIPAQLERGEELVSGGSSNYDAFTRGDTLFTLSATPNTQKNKTLAQAEAGLWRLLEQLKTTAPTAAELERVRAQVIAGLVYERDSITSQATAIGQLETVGLSWKLMDTELAELQSVTPQDIQKAAQLYFTRSRLSVAHVLPEEKTHE, encoded by the coding sequence ATGAATGCTCTTGCCCGCTGCGCCGCAGGCCTGCTGCTCTGCACGGTTTGTCTGCCCTTTCCAGTCTTGGCTGCCGATCCCCAACCCACCCACGAATTTACCCTCGATAACGGCCTCAAGGTCGTGGTGCGTGAAGACCATCGCGCACCGGTGGTCGTTTCCCAGGTCTGGTACAAGGTCGGATCCAGCTACGAAACGCCGGGCCAGACCGGTTTGTCCCATGCGCTGGAACACATGATGTTCAAGGGCAGCGACAAGATCGGCCCCGGCGAGGCATCGCTGATCCTGCGTGACCTCGGCGCGGAGGAAAACGCCTTCACCAGCGACGACTTCACTGCTTATTACCAAGTGCTGGCCCGGGATCGCCTGGCCGTGGCCTTCGAACTGGAAGCCGACCGCATGGCGAGCCTGCGCCTGCCGCCAGAGGAGTTCAGCCGCGAGATCGAGGTGATCAAGGAAGAGCGCCGCATGCGCACCGACGACAAGCCCATGTCCAAGGCCTATGAGCGCTTCAAGGCCATGGCTTATCCGGCCAGCGGCTACCACACGCCCACCATCGGCTGGATGGCCGACCTGGAGCGGATGAAGGTCGAGGAACTGCGCCACTGGTACGAATCCTGGTACGTCCCGAACAACGCCACCCTGGTGGTGGTCGGCGACGTGACGCCGGAAGAGGTCAAGACCCTGGCCCAGCGCTACTTCGGCCCGATTGCCCGGCGCGCCGTGCCGCCGGCGAAAATTCCCCTGGAGCTGGCCGAGCCTGGCGAGCGCAAGATCACCCTGCATGTGCAGACCCAACTGCCGAGTGTCATGCTCGCCTTCAATGTGCCAAGCATTGCCACCGCCACGGACAAGGCTTCGGTCAACGCGCTGCGGCTGATCTCGGCCCTGTTGGACGGCGGCTACAGCGGACGGATTCCGGCACAGCTGGAGCGTGGCGAAGAGTTGGTCTCCGGCGGCTCGTCGAATTACGACGCCTTCACCCGTGGCGATACGCTGTTCACCTTGTCGGCAACGCCCAACACCCAGAAGAACAAGACCCTGGCCCAGGCCGAAGCCGGTTTGTGGCGCTTGCTCGAACAATTGAAAACCACCGCCCCGACCGCCGCAGAACTGGAGCGCGTGCGCGCCCAGGTCATCGCCGGCCTGGTGTACGAGCGTGATTCGATCACCAGCCAGGCCACTGCCATCGGCCAGCTGGAAACAGTCGGTCTGTCCTGGAAGCTGATGGACACCGAACTCGCCGAACTGCAAAGCGTGACCCCGCAGGATATCCAGAAGGCAGCCCAGCTGTATTTCACCCGCTCGCGCCTGAGCGTCGCGCACGTCCTGCCCGAGGAGAAAACTCATGAATGA
- the ftsE gene encoding cell division ATP-binding protein FtsE yields the protein MIRFEQVGKRYPNGHVGLHELSFRVRRGEFLFVTGHSGAGKSTLLRLLLAMERPSTGKLLLAGQDLSTISNAQIPYLRRQIGVVFQNHQLLFDRTVFNNVALPLQILGLSKAEIVKRVDSALERVALSDKTDLYPGDLSTGQQQRVGIARAIVHRPALLLADEPTGNLDPRLAAEIMGVFEDINRLGTSVLIASHDLALIARMRHRMLTLQRGRLIGDGEAGV from the coding sequence ATGATTCGTTTCGAACAGGTCGGTAAGCGCTATCCGAACGGTCACGTCGGCTTGCATGAGCTGAGCTTTCGGGTCCGTCGGGGCGAGTTTCTATTTGTCACCGGCCATTCCGGCGCCGGTAAAAGTACCTTGCTACGCCTGCTGCTGGCGATGGAGCGGCCTTCCACCGGAAAACTGCTGCTGGCCGGGCAGGACCTGAGCACCATCAGCAACGCGCAGATTCCCTATCTGCGGCGTCAGATCGGCGTGGTGTTCCAGAACCACCAGTTGTTGTTCGATCGCACGGTGTTCAACAACGTGGCGTTGCCGCTGCAAATCCTTGGCCTGTCCAAGGCCGAGATCGTCAAGCGCGTGGATTCGGCTCTGGAGCGCGTGGCCCTGTCGGACAAGACCGACCTGTACCCGGGCGATCTGTCCACCGGCCAGCAACAACGCGTCGGCATCGCCCGCGCCATTGTCCACCGCCCGGCCTTGCTGTTGGCGGATGAACCCACCGGTAACCTCGACCCGCGATTGGCGGCGGAAATCATGGGCGTATTCGAAGACATCAACCGCTTAGGCACCAGTGTGCTGATCGCCAGTCATGACCTGGCATTGATCGCACGTATGCGTCACCGAATGCTCACCTTGCAGCGCGGTCGATTGATCGGTGATGGGGAGGCCGGCGTATGA
- the ftsX gene encoding permease-like cell division protein FtsX, giving the protein MSATRSPKVAERVAPKGTDPQPQKKKRDDDDGPDFATLLRAWVESHRASLLDSLRRLGKQPIGSFFTCMVMAVALSLPMGLSLLLNNVERLGGSWQRAAQISLYLQLDATSGEGHALREQIKAMPGVADAEYVGREQALEEFQQQSGLGEALKELPENPLPGVVLVTPNEVDKPTLEALRQRLSELPKVQQAQLDLVWVERLAAILKLGDRFVFGLTVLLVSALLLVIGNTIRLHIENRRTEIEVIKLVGGTDSYVRRPFLYMGALYGFGAGILSWGVLAFGLDWLNDAVVGLAGLYGSDFALAGVPVADGLSLLLGAVLLGYIGAWIAVARHLRELAPK; this is encoded by the coding sequence ATGAGTGCGACTCGCAGCCCGAAAGTGGCCGAACGCGTGGCCCCCAAGGGCACCGATCCGCAGCCGCAGAAAAAAAAGCGCGACGATGACGACGGCCCGGATTTCGCCACGCTGTTGCGCGCCTGGGTAGAAAGCCATCGCGCCAGCCTGCTCGACAGCCTGCGGCGCCTGGGCAAGCAGCCCATCGGCAGCTTTTTTACATGCATGGTCATGGCGGTGGCGTTGAGCTTGCCGATGGGCCTGTCACTTCTGCTGAATAACGTCGAGCGGCTTGGTGGTTCCTGGCAGCGTGCGGCGCAGATTTCCCTTTATTTGCAACTGGACGCGACATCGGGCGAAGGCCATGCATTGCGCGAACAGATCAAGGCCATGCCGGGCGTAGCCGATGCCGAATACGTGGGGCGCGAGCAGGCGCTTGAAGAGTTCCAGCAACAGTCCGGCCTGGGCGAAGCCCTCAAGGAACTGCCGGAGAACCCATTGCCGGGCGTGGTGCTGGTGACGCCGAATGAGGTCGACAAGCCCACTCTTGAAGCATTAAGACAAAGACTTTCCGAGTTGCCGAAGGTACAGCAGGCGCAACTTGATCTAGTCTGGGTCGAGCGTCTGGCGGCGATACTCAAGCTCGGCGACCGGTTTGTCTTCGGCCTGACGGTGCTTCTGGTGTCTGCATTACTTTTGGTGATAGGTAATACCATTCGTCTTCATATTGAAAACCGCCGCACCGAGATAGAAGTGATTAAACTCGTCGGCGGTACGGACAGTTATGTACGCAGGCCCTTTCTTTACATGGGGGCGCTGTATGGCTTCGGTGCCGGCATTCTGTCCTGGGGTGTATTGGCGTTCGGCCTGGATTGGCTGAATGATGCGGTTGTGGGACTGGCCGGTTTGTACGGCAGTGATTTCGCACTGGCCGGTGTGCCAGTCGCCGACGGTCTGTCGCTCTTGCTTGGCGCGGTGCTGTTGGGTTATATCGGTGCATGGATTGCGGTAGCACGCCACCTGCGTGAGCTTGCTCCAAAATAG
- the ftsY gene encoding signal recognition particle-docking protein FtsY, producing the protein MFGSNDDKKTPAEAGEKKSLFGWLRKKPQEPVVEQPQPESADESVVEEAAPIVLPIAEPVLQPAQPESAPEAEPVAEQPLTPPAGQTLWPALPVAEEPVALVEDAQAAQVTPPIPASTQPVEAPTAEAPPVVIAPAPAEIAPAPALAEEQTPAEPEPRAEENKVGFFARLKQGLSKTSASIGEGMASLFLGKKVIDDELLEDIETRLLTADVGVEATSVIIQSLTQKVARKQLTDADALYKSLQGELTSLLKPVEKPLVIASQNKPFVILVVGVNGAGKTTTIGKLAKKLQLEGKKVMLAAGDTFRAAAVEQLQVWGERNKIPVIAQHTGADSASVIFDAVQAAKARGIDVLIADTAGRLHTKDNLMEELKKVRRVIGKLDADAPHEVLLVLDAGTGQNAINQAKQFNQTVELTGLALTKLDGTAKGGVIFALAKQFGLPIRYIGVGEGIDDLRTFEAEPFVQALFAEREHS; encoded by the coding sequence ATGTTTGGTTCCAACGACGACAAGAAGACCCCAGCTGAGGCTGGCGAGAAAAAAAGCCTGTTCGGATGGCTGCGCAAGAAGCCGCAGGAACCCGTTGTCGAACAGCCGCAACCTGAGTCTGCCGACGAGTCGGTGGTTGAAGAGGCTGCGCCCATTGTCCTGCCGATCGCCGAGCCGGTGCTGCAACCAGCCCAGCCTGAATCCGCGCCTGAAGCCGAACCGGTGGCCGAGCAACCGTTGACCCCGCCCGCCGGACAGACACTCTGGCCGGCTTTGCCGGTCGCGGAGGAGCCCGTCGCGCTGGTCGAGGATGCCCAGGCCGCGCAGGTCACGCCACCGATTCCGGCCTCGACGCAGCCGGTCGAGGCACCGACTGCCGAGGCACCTCCGGTCGTCATTGCGCCTGCTCCGGCCGAGATCGCCCCAGCGCCTGCACTGGCTGAGGAGCAAACCCCGGCCGAGCCTGAGCCCCGCGCCGAAGAGAACAAAGTCGGCTTTTTCGCCCGTCTCAAGCAAGGCCTGTCCAAGACCAGCGCCAGCATTGGCGAAGGCATGGCCAGTCTGTTCCTGGGCAAGAAAGTCATCGATGACGAATTGCTGGAAGACATCGAGACCCGCCTGCTGACCGCCGATGTTGGCGTCGAGGCCACTTCGGTGATCATCCAGAGCCTGACCCAGAAGGTTGCGCGTAAACAGCTGACTGACGCCGATGCCCTGTACAAATCCTTGCAAGGCGAGCTGACCAGCCTGCTCAAGCCAGTGGAAAAACCGCTGGTGATCGCCTCCCAGAACAAACCGTTCGTGATCCTGGTTGTCGGCGTCAACGGCGCCGGCAAGACCACCACCATCGGCAAACTGGCCAAGAAGCTGCAGCTCGAAGGCAAGAAAGTCATGCTCGCCGCGGGCGACACCTTCCGCGCCGCCGCGGTCGAACAACTGCAAGTGTGGGGCGAGCGCAACAAGATCCCGGTGATCGCCCAGCACACCGGCGCCGACTCCGCTTCGGTGATCTTCGACGCCGTACAAGCGGCCAAGGCTCGCGGCATCGACGTGCTGATCGCCGACACGGCCGGTCGCTTGCACACCAAAGACAATCTGATGGAAGAACTGAAGAAGGTCCGCCGGGTGATCGGCAAGCTCGACGCCGACGCGCCTCACGAAGTCCTGCTGGTGCTGGACGCCGGTACTGGCCAGAACGCCATCAACCAGGCCAAGCAGTTCAACCAGACCGTCGAGCTGACGGGACTGGCCCTGACCAAGCTCGACGGCACCGCCAAGGGCGGGGTGATTTTTGCCCTGGCCAAGCAGTTTGGCCTGCCTATTCGATACATCGGCGTGGGCGAGGGCATCGATGACTTGCGCACCTTTGAAGCCGAGCCCTTTGTCCAGGCGCTGTTTGCCGAGCGGGAGCATTCATGA
- a CDS encoding M16 family metallopeptidase, with translation MNERNLSRRGPLIALVFIAVAGALAFYLLPATDVTASQALDNAKSGKKLQSLAELDGKAPSRRQLNVQTWKTADGAKVLFVEARELPMFDLRLTFAAGSSQDGDVPGLAQLTNAMLNEGVAGKDVSAIAEGFESLGADFGNGAFRDMAVASLRSLSAADKRGPALKLFAEVVGKPTFPADSFARIKNQMLAGFEYQKQNPGKLAGLELMKRLYGDHPYAHSSDGTAQSIPPITLAQARAFHARAYAAGNAVIALVGDLSRAEAEAIANQVSGALPKGPALAKTPPPVEPKASVHHIEFPSKQTNLMLAQLGIDRDDPDYAAVSLGNQILGGGGFGTRLMTEVREKRGLTYGVYSGFTAMQARGPFMINLQTRAQMSEGTLKLVQDVFADYLENGPTQKELDDAKRELAGSFPLSTASNADIVGQLGAMGFYDLPLSYLEDFMRQSQELTVEQVKAALNKHLSTDKMVIVTAGPTVPQEPLPAPTDKPAEQPLGVPEH, from the coding sequence ATGAATGAGCGCAATTTATCGCGCCGGGGACCACTGATCGCCCTGGTATTCATCGCGGTGGCTGGAGCGCTGGCGTTCTATCTGCTGCCGGCCACTGACGTCACCGCCAGCCAGGCCTTGGACAACGCCAAGTCCGGTAAAAAGCTGCAATCACTGGCCGAGCTGGACGGCAAGGCGCCCAGCCGTCGCCAGCTCAACGTACAAACCTGGAAAACCGCTGACGGCGCCAAGGTGCTGTTCGTCGAGGCCCGCGAGTTGCCGATGTTCGACCTGCGGCTGACCTTCGCCGCCGGCAGCAGCCAGGACGGCGACGTTCCCGGGCTGGCGCAATTGACCAACGCCATGCTCAACGAAGGCGTGGCTGGCAAGGACGTCAGCGCCATCGCCGAAGGGTTCGAAAGCCTTGGCGCGGATTTTGGCAACGGTGCCTTTCGGGACATGGCCGTGGCCTCGCTGCGCAGCCTCAGCGCGGCGGACAAGCGTGGGCCGGCGTTGAAACTGTTTGCCGAAGTGGTCGGCAAGCCGACTTTCCCCGCCGATTCCTTCGCGCGCATCAAGAACCAGATGCTCGCCGGCTTCGAGTACCAGAAGCAGAACCCCGGCAAACTGGCGGGCCTGGAATTGATGAAGCGCTTGTATGGCGATCATCCCTACGCCCACTCCAGCGACGGCACCGCGCAAAGCATTCCGCCGATCACCCTGGCCCAGGCCCGGGCTTTCCACGCCAGGGCCTACGCGGCTGGTAACGCCGTGATCGCGTTGGTGGGGGACCTGTCCCGTGCCGAGGCCGAAGCCATTGCCAACCAGGTGTCCGGCGCGCTGCCCAAGGGCCCCGCCCTGGCGAAAACACCACCACCGGTGGAGCCGAAAGCGAGCGTCCACCACATCGAGTTCCCATCCAAGCAGACCAACCTGATGCTCGCGCAACTGGGCATCGATCGGGACGATCCAGACTATGCAGCCGTGTCCCTGGGCAACCAGATCCTCGGTGGCGGCGGATTCGGTACGCGGTTGATGACCGAAGTTCGTGAAAAACGCGGCCTGACCTATGGCGTCTATTCCGGCTTCACCGCCATGCAGGCCCGCGGCCCGTTCATGATCAATCTGCAAACCCGTGCGCAGATGAGCGAAGGCACGCTCAAGCTGGTGCAGGACGTATTCGCCGATTACCTCGAGAACGGCCCGACCCAAAAGGAACTCGACGATGCCAAGCGCGAGCTGGCCGGCAGCTTTCCGTTATCCACCGCCAGTAACGCCGACATCGTTGGCCAGCTCGGCGCCATGGGTTTCTACGATTTGCCGCTGAGCTACCTGGAAGATTTCATGCGCCAGTCGCAGGAGCTGACCGTCGAGCAAGTCAAGGCCGCACTGAACAAACACCTGAGCACGGACAAGATGGTCATCGTCACCGCTGGCCCGACCGTGCCGCAAGAGCCGTTGCCGGCCCCCACTGACAAACCTGCCGAGCAGCCGCTCGGGGTCCCGGAGCACTAA
- a CDS encoding acyltransferase family protein, producing the protein MPNIPAIDGLRAVAVLSVIIFHADFLNMLPGGFTGVDMFFVISGYVISQSLYTRSDMSFTAYLADFYRRRFLRIVPALLLVLLACALVSAMFVPQAWLSMQNDRTGLAAYFGLSNFMLAWNTDTYFSPSTQLNPYTHTWTLAVEEQFYLVFPLVYFVWLRFRQRHRLAWALLPLLALASLVFSVVQTQQSPLEAFYLLPSRFWELASGAILFQLVATKRLVLPSAVTPAVLFGGFALVSGGLIFADAKHFPFPWALLTVSGTLLILAAVIQKTDTPSPLLRLLRSSPATYVGRLSYSLYLWHWPVLVFLRWTTGLEQFAIQLAYPVIVAALAAASYHWIETPLRTGRSHFQRHAWVAIAACLAAVGLSWSGARWVSENPEALSLSQTSDAYIWFSRRLPQGPANEPIGDLSLQGRQLFVFGDSHAAAYRTLLSLVSRRLGISVVEHERGGCAVASLIAPDPQGACTQARNEALRDIEARAKPGDIVFLASLRMPELAGRDWVRGDETVLNEALAELNPEQLDGARSSAEATLTRLMNAKVRVLIDAPMPLFKAPAYRCSDWFNRMNPICAPGFTVERDQIEQLRAPQMALLEHLTQEYPMLRVWDPLPLLCPGSTCSAYDDGKPLFRDGDHLSGYGNRLLAPSFIQVLLNGWRRTS; encoded by the coding sequence ATGCCAAACATCCCTGCCATCGATGGCCTGCGCGCCGTCGCCGTCCTGAGCGTGATCATTTTCCACGCCGACTTCCTGAACATGCTGCCCGGCGGCTTCACTGGGGTCGACATGTTCTTCGTCATCTCGGGCTACGTCATCAGCCAGTCGCTGTACACCCGCTCCGACATGAGCTTTACGGCGTACCTGGCGGATTTTTACCGTCGACGATTCCTGCGCATCGTGCCTGCCCTGCTATTGGTTCTCCTGGCCTGTGCCCTGGTCTCGGCGATGTTCGTACCACAGGCCTGGCTCAGCATGCAGAATGATCGAACCGGACTGGCGGCCTACTTCGGCCTGAGCAACTTCATGCTGGCCTGGAACACCGACACCTACTTCTCGCCTTCCACCCAGCTCAATCCCTATACCCACACGTGGACGCTGGCCGTAGAAGAGCAGTTCTACCTGGTTTTTCCCCTCGTCTACTTCGTCTGGCTGCGCTTTCGACAACGGCATCGCCTCGCCTGGGCCTTGCTGCCCCTTCTGGCGCTGGCGTCATTGGTATTCAGCGTTGTGCAAACACAGCAAAGCCCTCTCGAAGCGTTTTATCTGTTACCCAGTCGATTCTGGGAGTTGGCATCCGGGGCGATCCTCTTCCAGCTCGTGGCGACAAAACGCCTGGTGCTGCCCTCTGCGGTGACCCCAGCCGTACTGTTCGGTGGATTCGCATTGGTGTCGGGCGGGTTGATTTTCGCCGACGCGAAGCACTTTCCGTTTCCCTGGGCCCTCTTGACCGTATCTGGCACCCTGTTGATCCTGGCTGCCGTGATACAGAAGACCGATACCCCGTCGCCGCTCCTGCGTCTTCTGCGTTCATCACCGGCTACCTATGTCGGCCGATTGTCCTACTCGCTTTACCTCTGGCATTGGCCAGTGCTGGTATTCCTGCGCTGGACCACCGGCCTGGAGCAATTCGCCATACAGCTGGCCTACCCGGTGATCGTCGCGGCGCTCGCTGCTGCCTCCTATCACTGGATCGAGACACCGCTGCGCACCGGCCGGTCGCATTTTCAACGCCACGCCTGGGTCGCCATCGCCGCATGCCTTGCGGCGGTCGGCCTGTCTTGGTCAGGGGCTCGCTGGGTGAGTGAAAACCCTGAGGCCCTGTCGCTGAGCCAGACCAGCGACGCCTACATCTGGTTTTCCCGCAGGCTGCCGCAAGGTCCGGCAAACGAGCCAATCGGCGACCTATCGCTGCAGGGCCGCCAATTGTTCGTGTTCGGCGATTCGCATGCCGCGGCCTATCGCACTCTGCTGAGCCTCGTCTCGCGACGGCTGGGTATCAGTGTTGTGGAACATGAGCGCGGCGGCTGCGCGGTGGCCAGCCTTATAGCTCCCGACCCGCAAGGCGCCTGCACCCAAGCCAGGAACGAAGCTCTGCGTGATATCGAGGCGCGGGCAAAACCCGGTGATATCGTTTTCCTCGCCTCTCTGCGAATGCCGGAGCTTGCAGGCCGCGATTGGGTGCGTGGTGATGAAACCGTGCTCAACGAGGCCCTCGCCGAATTGAATCCCGAGCAGCTCGACGGAGCCCGCAGTAGCGCAGAAGCAACACTGACGCGGCTGATGAACGCCAAGGTGCGGGTGCTGATCGATGCCCCCATGCCACTGTTCAAGGCGCCAGCGTACCGCTGCTCAGATTGGTTCAACCGGATGAACCCGATCTGCGCGCCTGGCTTCACCGTGGAGCGGGATCAAATCGAGCAGCTGCGAGCGCCACAAATGGCATTGCTGGAGCATTTAACCCAGGAGTACCCGATGCTTCGTGTTTGGGATCCGCTACCGCTGCTGTGCCCAGGCTCCACTTGCTCGGCCTATGACGACGGCAAACCGCTTTTTCGCGACGGCGATCACCTGAGCGGATACGGCAACCGCCTCCTCGCGCCATCGTTCATCCAGGTTCTGCTCAACGGTTGGAGGCGCACTTCGTGA
- the rpoH gene encoding RNA polymerase sigma factor RpoH, with translation MTTSLQPAYALVPGANLEAYVHTVNSIPLLTPEQERELAESLYYEQDLEAARQMVLAHLRFVVHIARSYSGYGLAQADLIQEGNVGLMKAVKRFNPEMGVRLVSFAVHWIKAEIHEFILRNWRIVKVATTKAQRKLFFNLRSQKKRLAWLNNEEVHRVAESLGVEPREVREMESRLTGHDMAFDPAAEADDDSAFQSPANYLEDHRYDPARQLEDADWSDNSNTNLHEALEVLDERSRDILYQRWLAEEKATLHDLAQKYNVSAERIRQLEKSAMNKLKTSIAA, from the coding sequence ATGACCACTTCTTTGCAACCTGCTTATGCCCTGGTCCCGGGTGCGAACCTCGAGGCCTATGTGCACACGGTGAACAGCATTCCATTGCTGACGCCCGAGCAGGAGCGTGAACTGGCCGAGAGTCTCTATTATGAGCAGGATCTTGAGGCGGCTCGGCAGATGGTGCTCGCCCACCTGCGTTTTGTCGTACATATCGCCCGCAGCTATTCCGGCTACGGGCTGGCCCAGGCCGACCTGATCCAGGAAGGCAACGTTGGCCTGATGAAGGCGGTCAAGCGTTTCAACCCGGAAATGGGTGTACGCCTGGTGTCCTTTGCGGTGCACTGGATCAAGGCGGAAATCCACGAGTTCATCCTGCGCAACTGGCGCATCGTGAAAGTCGCGACCACCAAGGCCCAGCGCAAGCTGTTCTTCAACCTGCGCAGCCAGAAAAAGCGTCTGGCCTGGCTGAACAATGAAGAAGTCCACCGCGTGGCGGAAAGCCTCGGCGTAGAGCCTCGGGAAGTTCGCGAGATGGAAAGCCGCCTGACCGGCCATGACATGGCTTTCGACCCGGCCGCCGAAGCGGACGACGACAGCGCTTTCCAATCGCCGGCCAACTATCTGGAAGACCACCGGTACGACCCGGCCCGTCAACTGGAAGATGCCGACTGGAGCGACAACTCCAACACCAACCTGCACGAAGCGTTGGAAGTGCTGGACGAACGTAGCCGCGACATCCTTTACCAGCGCTGGCTGGCCGAGGAAAAAGCCACGCTGCACGACCTGGCGCAGAAGTACAACGTGTCGGCCGAGCGGATTCGTCAGCTCGAGAAAAGCGCGATGAACAAGCTCAAGACGTCCATCGCAGCTTGA
- the mtgA gene encoding monofunctional biosynthetic peptidoglycan transglycosylase, translating into MLRTLFRRFVKTLLWFAVGSVVLVLLFRVVPPPFTALMIERKVESWFGGEPIDLQRDWQPWDQISDSLKVAVIAGEDQKFPEHWGFDISAIQAAFAHNGRGGSIRGASTLSQQVSKNLFLWSGRSWLRKGLEAWFTALIEVFWPKQRILEVYLNSVEWDDGVFGAEAAARHHFRVSADALSRQQASLLAAVLPNPRVWNASRPSPYVLRRASWIRQQMSQLGGDSYLLGLDHARRAPWAQ; encoded by the coding sequence ATGCTGCGTACATTGTTTCGACGATTCGTTAAAACCCTGCTCTGGTTCGCCGTCGGCAGCGTTGTGCTGGTGCTGCTGTTTCGCGTGGTGCCGCCACCGTTCACCGCGCTGATGATCGAGCGCAAGGTTGAATCCTGGTTCGGCGGCGAGCCGATCGACCTGCAGCGTGACTGGCAGCCTTGGGACCAGATTTCCGACAGTCTCAAAGTGGCGGTGATTGCCGGTGAGGACCAGAAATTCCCTGAGCACTGGGGCTTCGACATCAGCGCGATCCAGGCCGCATTTGCCCATAACGGGCGAGGCGGTTCGATCCGTGGCGCGAGCACCCTCAGCCAGCAAGTGTCCAAGAACCTGTTCCTGTGGTCGGGACGCAGCTGGCTGCGAAAAGGCCTGGAAGCCTGGTTCACCGCGCTGATCGAGGTGTTTTGGCCCAAGCAGCGGATCCTTGAGGTGTACCTCAACAGCGTCGAGTGGGACGACGGTGTGTTTGGGGCGGAAGCGGCGGCGCGGCATCACTTCCGTGTAAGCGCCGACGCCTTGTCCCGTCAACAGGCCAGCCTGCTGGCGGCAGTGCTGCCCAACCCGCGGGTATGGAACGCCAGCCGACCGAGCCCGTATGTACTGCGGCGAGCGAGCTGGATTCGCCAGCAGATGAGTCAGTTGGGCGGCGACAGCTATTTGCTGGGGCTCGATCATGCACGGCGGGCGCCTTGGGCGCAGTAA